A window from Verrucomicrobiota bacterium encodes these proteins:
- a CDS encoding polysaccharide export protein, translating into MKIAIARLQGLTLSLLLTFFGTSCAGPGQGAGRTTASGDSLPPNLLGPNREPDEADRKIAAGDTLIIDVLNEKGLSVERRVEQGGTISFPLLGIVLVGSKTTREVAEELTRRLGESFLMDPQVSVNVKEYSLMTVSVLGEVAGKTGAIKLPAERRMNILEAITDAGGFAPNGNQNKIQLYRKGRKSEFKLEQLLKLTDPSKMIWLEPGDVIYVPERMF; encoded by the coding sequence ATGAAAATCGCCATAGCTCGCTTGCAAGGGCTGACTTTATCTTTGCTTCTGACCTTCTTTGGGACCAGTTGTGCGGGACCGGGACAAGGAGCCGGACGAACGACCGCCTCCGGGGATAGTCTGCCGCCGAACTTGCTCGGGCCAAACCGAGAGCCGGATGAAGCGGACCGGAAGATTGCCGCAGGCGACACGCTGATAATCGACGTTCTCAACGAGAAGGGGCTTTCCGTGGAACGGCGCGTTGAACAAGGCGGAACTATCAGCTTCCCGCTGTTGGGGATCGTGCTCGTGGGCAGCAAAACGACGCGTGAGGTTGCGGAGGAACTCACCAGGAGGCTCGGGGAGAGTTTTCTCATGGATCCGCAAGTGAGCGTTAACGTCAAGGAGTATAGCCTGATGACGGTCAGCGTTCTGGGCGAGGTCGCAGGCAAGACGGGAGCCATCAAACTCCCTGCGGAACGCCGAATGAACATTTTGGAAGCGATCACCGACGCCGGCGGTTTCGCGCCCAACGGAAATCAAAACAAGATCCAGCTTTATCGCAAAGGCCGAAAGTCCGAATTCAAGCTGGAACAGCTTCTGAAACTCACTGATCCCTCAAAGATGATTTGGCTCGAGCCTGGGGATGTGATCTACGTGCCCGAACGAATGTTTTAA
- a CDS encoding dicarboxylate/amino acid:cation symporter, with amino-acid sequence MRVSPSPPSTPSALTPWYRILYVQVLIAVLIGILVGFAFPEFGKSLKPLGDGFIKLVKMLITPLIFCTVVHGVASMSDLKKLGRVGIKALVYFEVVSTLALVIGLVVVNVLKPGVGFNIDPATLDPQIGRAYAQKAHSMGVVSFFLNIIPNTLFDAFVTGDLLQALLVSGLTAFAITFMGERGKPVLHALEYASQILFGIMRIVVAVAPLGALGAMAFTIGSYGLGALNRLVMLMVCFYATAALFVFIVLGAIAAASGFSILRFLAYITEELMLVLGTSSSETALPGMLQKMRRLGCAESTVGLVIPTGYSFNPDGTSIYMTMAAVFLAQATNTPLTLGQQLTLLFVAMISSKGASGVTGAGFIALAATLAVIPTVPIASLAILVGIDRFMSECRALVNLIGNGVATVAISRWEREVSVETLNKNLAESHPDAQPHS; translated from the coding sequence TTGCGCGTGAGCCCCTCGCCTCCCAGCACGCCCTCTGCCCTCACGCCCTGGTACCGCATCCTTTATGTCCAGGTGCTGATCGCGGTGCTCATCGGGATCCTGGTCGGGTTTGCGTTCCCGGAGTTCGGCAAATCGTTGAAGCCGCTGGGGGACGGATTCATCAAACTGGTCAAGATGTTGATCACGCCGCTCATCTTCTGCACGGTCGTTCATGGCGTGGCGTCGATGAGCGATTTGAAAAAACTGGGGCGCGTCGGGATCAAAGCGCTGGTTTATTTCGAGGTCGTCTCGACGTTGGCGCTGGTGATCGGCCTGGTGGTGGTGAACGTCCTCAAGCCGGGCGTCGGCTTCAATATCGATCCCGCGACTCTCGATCCGCAAATCGGCCGGGCCTACGCGCAAAAGGCGCACTCGATGGGGGTGGTTTCCTTTTTCCTCAATATCATTCCGAACACGCTGTTCGACGCTTTCGTAACGGGCGATCTGCTCCAGGCGCTGCTGGTCTCGGGCCTGACCGCGTTCGCGATCACCTTCATGGGCGAGCGCGGCAAGCCCGTGTTGCACGCCCTCGAGTATGCGTCGCAAATCCTTTTCGGAATCATGCGCATCGTCGTGGCGGTAGCTCCGCTCGGCGCGCTCGGGGCGATGGCGTTCACGATTGGCAGCTACGGACTGGGCGCCTTGAATCGGCTGGTGATGTTGATGGTCTGTTTTTACGCGACGGCGGCGCTCTTTGTTTTCATCGTCCTCGGAGCGATCGCCGCCGCGAGCGGATTCTCGATTTTGCGTTTTCTGGCTTACATCACCGAGGAACTGATGCTCGTGCTCGGCACCAGTTCTTCGGAAACCGCCTTGCCAGGGATGCTTCAAAAAATGCGGCGTCTCGGTTGCGCGGAATCGACCGTGGGACTGGTGATTCCAACGGGCTACAGCTTCAACCCGGACGGCACGAGCATCTACATGACGATGGCGGCAGTCTTTCTGGCGCAAGCCACCAACACGCCGCTCACGCTGGGGCAGCAGCTCACCTTGCTGTTCGTGGCGATGATTTCTTCCAAAGGCGCGAGCGGTGTGACCGGCGCGGGGTTCATCGCGCTCGCGGCGACGCTCGCGGTGATCCCTACGGTGCCGATCGCTTCGCTGGCGATCCTCGTCGGCATCGACCGATTCATGAGCGAATGCCGCGCGCTGGTGAACCTGATCGGCAATGGCGTCGCGACGGTCGCTATCAGCCGGTGGGAGCGGGAAGTGTCGGTGGAAACCTTGAACAAGAACTTGGCTGAATCGCACCCAGATGCTCAGCCTCATTCGTAG
- a CDS encoding DUF1559 domain-containing protein, producing MITAESISKAPNSFQKAVGLPGAATLTSLCPRSRFAAFTLIELLVVIAIIAILAAMLLPALARAKSKAKQTSCLNNMRQLGLATVMYVQDNGKYPGTLFAQGGVRYVWPARLFTQIGTNREIFACPAARADSRWSTNLNKTLGALNLYGGGRDPWGISETALFSVGYNDWGAFPAFSDKGLGGDVDTLTYEVKEAAVRVPSDMIMLGDSKPGDGSSAKPTRGQYDANIDPTTSTEWPSNRHNRRTVLMFCDGHAESALRNDVINPKNDAWHRRWNNDNSLAGSWSVNQTEANRLDP from the coding sequence ATGATAACTGCCGAATCGATTTCCAAAGCGCCTAATTCCTTCCAGAAAGCCGTCGGCCTGCCTGGGGCAGCAACGCTCACATCGCTGTGCCCTCGAAGCCGGTTCGCCGCTTTCACACTCATTGAACTACTCGTTGTCATCGCCATCATCGCGATCCTCGCCGCCATGTTGCTGCCGGCGCTGGCGCGGGCGAAGTCCAAGGCCAAACAAACTTCCTGCCTCAACAACATGCGCCAGTTGGGCCTCGCGACCGTCATGTACGTGCAGGACAACGGCAAGTATCCCGGCACTCTGTTCGCTCAGGGAGGCGTCCGTTATGTCTGGCCCGCGCGGCTTTTCACCCAGATCGGAACCAACCGGGAGATCTTTGCGTGTCCTGCGGCGCGGGCCGATAGCCGATGGAGCACGAATCTCAACAAAACCCTTGGAGCGCTTAACCTCTACGGCGGCGGCCGAGATCCCTGGGGAATTAGCGAGACCGCACTTTTCTCGGTTGGTTACAACGATTGGGGAGCGTTTCCCGCCTTCTCGGACAAAGGCCTGGGAGGGGACGTGGACACACTGACTTACGAGGTCAAAGAAGCAGCCGTCCGAGTGCCATCCGACATGATCATGCTGGGCGACAGCAAGCCCGGTGACGGCAGCAGCGCCAAGCCTACCCGGGGGCAGTACGACGCGAACATCGATCCAACGACTTCCACCGAATGGCCCTCCAACCGCCATAATCGCCGCACGGTCCTCATGTTCTGCGACGGCCACGCCGAGAGCGCGCTCCGCAACGACGTTATCAATCCCAAGAATGACGCCTGGCACCGCCGGTGGAACAACGATAATTCACTGGCGGGATCGTGGTCGGTCAACCAGACAGAGGCGAATCGGTTGGATCCTTGA
- a CDS encoding phosphoglycerate dehydrogenase encodes MICDPISPKGIAYFQQRSEFEVNVLPKRLLEPDLLSWVAEVAAMVVRSETKITRTVMEAAPKLRVVGRAGVGVDNVDVEAATQRGIVVMNTPGGNTISTAELTFSMLMALARKIPQAHASMKAGEWNRKAFQGVELCNKTLGILGMGRIGSEVARRAMAFGMRVLAFDPYLALSRAKALQVEMVELDELYARSDFITVHMPMSDETKGMIDAAAFAKMKKGVRVLNCARGGIINETDLGAAIQSGQVAGAALDVYEAEPPPKDFPLRNLAQVIMTPHLGASTEEAQDNVGIEVAEAITDFLLSGAVRNAVNLPNLDAKTYAQVRPYLHLGEKLGRLLAQLAPKRNDRLVVTYGGKATALPGDPITRSVLKGFLESAGGKDVNQVNVRTLALSLGLLVEEIKSNEETDYSEWLHVAAFSGDQKISAGGTFYGSHSQPRIVRLNSQPVEIVPSGVLFLMTNKDRPGIVGYIGTLMGKYQVNIASMSLGREKVGGQALTVLNLDSIPPQELLEEVRRDADISNVRVVKL; translated from the coding sequence CTGATTTGCGACCCGATTTCACCGAAAGGGATCGCGTATTTTCAGCAGCGTTCTGAGTTTGAAGTGAACGTGCTGCCGAAGCGGCTGCTCGAACCCGACTTGCTTTCGTGGGTCGCGGAGGTCGCCGCCATGGTCGTGCGTTCCGAGACCAAGATCACACGCACAGTGATGGAAGCGGCCCCGAAGCTCCGCGTCGTCGGGCGCGCCGGCGTGGGCGTCGATAACGTCGATGTCGAAGCGGCGACTCAGCGCGGGATCGTGGTCATGAACACGCCGGGCGGGAACACGATTTCGACGGCGGAACTGACGTTTTCCATGCTCATGGCGTTGGCGCGAAAGATTCCCCAGGCGCACGCCTCGATGAAGGCCGGCGAGTGGAATCGAAAAGCGTTCCAGGGCGTCGAACTGTGCAACAAGACGCTGGGCATTCTGGGCATGGGCCGCATCGGAAGCGAAGTCGCGCGCCGGGCCATGGCGTTCGGCATGCGGGTTCTCGCCTTCGACCCTTATCTGGCTTTGTCCCGCGCGAAAGCTTTGCAGGTGGAAATGGTCGAACTGGATGAGCTTTACGCCCGGTCGGATTTCATCACGGTTCACATGCCGATGTCCGATGAGACCAAAGGCATGATCGACGCCGCGGCGTTCGCGAAAATGAAGAAAGGCGTCCGCGTGCTGAATTGCGCGCGGGGCGGGATCATCAACGAGACGGACTTGGGCGCGGCAATTCAAAGCGGCCAGGTCGCAGGGGCGGCGCTGGACGTTTACGAAGCCGAGCCGCCTCCCAAGGATTTTCCGTTGCGCAACCTGGCTCAGGTGATCATGACGCCTCACCTCGGCGCGAGCACCGAGGAAGCGCAGGACAACGTTGGGATTGAAGTGGCGGAGGCGATCACGGATTTTCTGCTGAGCGGCGCCGTGCGCAACGCCGTGAATCTCCCCAATCTCGATGCCAAGACCTACGCGCAGGTGAGACCCTATTTGCACCTGGGCGAAAAGCTCGGACGCCTGCTCGCGCAACTGGCGCCGAAGCGGAACGACCGGCTCGTCGTCACGTACGGAGGCAAAGCCACGGCGTTGCCGGGCGACCCGATCACGCGCTCGGTCTTGAAAGGTTTCCTGGAATCGGCCGGAGGAAAGGACGTCAACCAGGTGAACGTGCGGACTCTGGCGCTGTCGCTCGGCCTGCTCGTGGAGGAAATCAAATCCAACGAGGAAACGGATTACAGCGAATGGCTGCACGTGGCGGCCTTTTCGGGGGACCAGAAGATTTCGGCGGGCGGAACATTTTACGGCTCGCACAGCCAGCCGCGCATCGTGCGGTTGAACAGCCAGCCGGTGGAAATCGTCCCTTCAGGTGTGCTGTTCCTGATGACGAACAAAGACCGGCCCGGTATTGTCGGATACATCGGCACGCTCATGGGCAAATATCAGGTCAACATCGCGAGCATGAGCCTGGGCCGTGAAAAAGTCGGCGGGCAAGCCCTGACGGTTTTGAACCTGGACAGCATTCCGCCGCAAGAGTTGCTGGAGGAAGTGCGGAGGGATGCCGATATCAGCAACGTGCGCGTGGTGAAACTTTGA
- a CDS encoding dicarboxylate/amino acid:cation symporter: MLEREPSAPGPAAESSPEPEVALGVSSRSRHTPILFGLFAGVTLGLAANLVLGGSHPGVVWCIASITEPVGQLFLRLLLMTVIPLVFSSLVVGIAQIGDVRKLGRIGVKSFAYCFVLSAISVAIGLALANSVQPGKRVSPATAAELQSRYGGDASQQVSAAKKTGPGESAVLQIVKTFVPANPIAAVASDPPNMLHLMFFSLAIGVALTLIPTATSAPLVRALEALFAISSKLIDLIMRIAPFAVACLLFTNTARFGLELLYALGWFVATVLVGLALHMFGTYSLAVRFLSRISPLEFFRRIKVVMLTAFSTSSSNATLPTALRVAEENLGVPREINSFVLTIGATANQNGTALYEGITVLFLAQLAGVELSLGQQIMVAYLAILGSIGTAGVPSGSIPFIVLVLATINVNPALIAVILGVDRILDMCRTTLNVAGDLTAATFVARSEGHELLRRPQAAARPQV, from the coding sequence ATGCTCGAAAGAGAACCCAGCGCGCCAGGGCCCGCCGCCGAATCTTCACCAGAGCCAGAAGTCGCTTTGGGAGTCTCCAGTCGCTCTCGGCACACGCCTATTCTGTTCGGGCTTTTTGCCGGGGTCACTCTCGGCCTGGCCGCGAATCTCGTCCTCGGCGGCAGCCATCCCGGCGTCGTGTGGTGCATCGCTTCAATTACGGAGCCGGTTGGCCAACTTTTCCTGCGGCTGCTGCTCATGACCGTCATTCCGCTCGTGTTCTCGTCGCTGGTCGTCGGCATTGCTCAAATCGGTGACGTGCGCAAACTGGGCCGAATCGGCGTCAAATCGTTCGCTTACTGTTTCGTCCTTTCGGCGATCTCCGTCGCGATCGGTCTGGCTCTGGCGAATTCCGTGCAACCGGGCAAACGAGTGAGCCCGGCGACGGCGGCCGAACTGCAAAGCCGTTATGGCGGCGATGCATCGCAGCAGGTTTCGGCTGCGAAGAAAACAGGCCCTGGCGAGTCCGCGGTTCTGCAAATCGTGAAGACATTTGTCCCGGCCAATCCAATTGCCGCCGTGGCGAGCGACCCGCCCAACATGCTCCACTTGATGTTTTTTTCGCTAGCGATCGGTGTTGCCCTCACCCTGATCCCCACGGCCACATCCGCGCCGCTCGTGCGCGCGCTCGAAGCGCTCTTCGCGATCTCGTCAAAGCTGATCGATCTCATCATGCGGATCGCGCCGTTCGCGGTCGCCTGCCTGCTCTTCACGAACACGGCTCGATTCGGCCTGGAACTTCTCTACGCGCTGGGCTGGTTTGTGGCGACAGTGCTCGTGGGCCTGGCGCTGCACATGTTTGGCACGTACTCGCTGGCCGTTCGGTTCCTTTCCCGAATTTCGCCCCTCGAGTTCTTCCGGCGCATCAAGGTGGTCATGTTGACGGCCTTCTCCACTTCGTCTTCCAATGCGACGCTTCCAACCGCCTTGCGTGTGGCGGAGGAGAATCTGGGTGTGCCCCGCGAAATCAACAGCTTCGTGCTGACCATCGGCGCGACGGCGAATCAGAACGGCACGGCGCTTTACGAAGGGATCACGGTGCTCTTTCTCGCGCAACTGGCCGGGGTCGAGCTCTCGCTGGGCCAACAAATCATGGTCGCGTACCTGGCAATTTTGGGAAGCATCGGAACGGCGGGTGTGCCCTCGGGATCCATCCCGTTCATCGTTCTGGTCCTCGCCACGATCAACGTCAACCCGGCGCTGATCGCCGTCATCCTCGGCGTGGACCGCATCCTCGACATGTGCCGCACGACACTCAACGTCGCCGGCGACCTCACCGCCGCCACCTTTGTCGCGCGCTCCGAAGGGCACGAGTTGCTCCGGCGGCCTCAAGCCGCCGCTCGACCTCAAGTGTAA
- a CDS encoding Gfo/Idh/MocA family oxidoreductase: MSASVRWGILGAGQIARKFAAALKQTPGAELVAVGSRSSERAESFGQQCGAPNRYASYAELVNDPQVDVVYVATRHSSHKENAQLALSAGKAVLCEKPFAVNTRQAEEVMELARLNKLFLMEAMWTRFFPLMVRLREMLQEKVIGEPRMLMADFGFRAEFDPASRLFNPIDGGGALLDVGIYPISLASMIFGSPTKITGLARLGKTGVDEESAVLLQHAGGELAMIGCAVRTNMPQEALIMGSAGQIRIHSPWWRPKSMSLVIDQSHHRVQREKQFRLNLPFARPITLNVSAGVGSEKTLDFPFEGNGYCYEAAEVMRCLREGKLESPTMPLHETLSILRTLDAIRAQWGLRYPVE, from the coding sequence ATGAGCGCCTCGGTACGCTGGGGCATTCTGGGCGCCGGACAAATTGCGCGGAAGTTCGCCGCCGCGTTGAAGCAGACGCCGGGCGCCGAACTCGTCGCGGTCGGATCGCGCTCTTCGGAACGGGCTGAGTCGTTCGGTCAACAGTGCGGCGCGCCGAACCGTTACGCCAGCTACGCTGAACTGGTGAACGATCCTCAAGTCGATGTCGTGTACGTGGCCACGAGGCACTCCAGCCACAAAGAGAACGCCCAGCTTGCTCTCTCCGCGGGAAAAGCGGTGCTCTGCGAAAAGCCATTCGCGGTGAACACCCGCCAGGCCGAGGAGGTCATGGAGCTCGCGCGCCTCAACAAACTGTTTTTGATGGAGGCCATGTGGACGCGTTTCTTCCCGTTGATGGTCAGGCTGCGCGAAATGTTGCAAGAAAAAGTCATCGGTGAGCCGCGGATGTTGATGGCCGATTTCGGATTTCGCGCCGAGTTCGATCCGGCCAGCCGGCTCTTCAATCCCATTGATGGCGGAGGCGCACTCCTCGACGTCGGCATCTATCCGATTTCACTCGCGTCCATGATTTTCGGGTCGCCAACGAAGATCACGGGCCTGGCGCGTTTAGGAAAAACAGGGGTGGACGAGGAATCCGCGGTGCTCTTGCAGCACGCCGGAGGCGAACTGGCCATGATCGGGTGCGCCGTGCGCACGAACATGCCGCAGGAAGCTTTGATCATGGGCAGCGCGGGCCAGATTCGAATTCACAGTCCTTGGTGGCGCCCCAAATCGATGTCCCTTGTGATCGATCAGAGCCATCACCGGGTTCAGCGAGAAAAACAGTTCCGTTTGAATCTGCCCTTCGCGCGACCCATCACCTTGAACGTCAGCGCTGGGGTCGGATCGGAGAAAACTCTTGATTTCCCCTTCGAGGGAAACGGCTATTGCTACGAAGCCGCCGAAGTCATGCGGTGTCTTCGCGAGGGAAAACTCGAAAGTCCGACCATGCCTCTTCATGAGACCCTCTCGATCCTGCGCACGCTGGATGCAATTCGGGCGCAGTGGGGACTTCGATACCCGGTCGAATAA
- a CDS encoding sel1 repeat family protein: MRLYNEGVRHFQGDGVPRNAADAAKFFRQAADLGNPGAKHNLGVMYLTGNGVTNDAVQAAHWLAQAAEQGLAEAQFKLASLCAAGLGVTQDMKSAAQWARKAAEQGHSDAAYNLAALYASGNGVEQDFAQAAHWYRQAADKGNISAQSNLGVLYARGQGVPQDAKEAIAWFRKAAEQGHPFAQYNLARSHVEGKAVAKDLVEAYKWLILASDQGDRDARKDRIELGLQITASDIAEAIRRAHAFSARLKASLTNSPASTPTSLSATARP, translated from the coding sequence ATGAGGCTGTACAACGAAGGCGTCCGCCATTTCCAGGGCGATGGCGTTCCCAGGAATGCCGCGGACGCCGCAAAATTTTTCCGGCAGGCCGCCGATCTCGGCAATCCGGGCGCGAAACACAATCTCGGCGTGATGTACCTGACTGGAAACGGTGTGACCAACGACGCCGTTCAAGCGGCCCATTGGCTGGCCCAGGCCGCCGAGCAAGGATTGGCCGAAGCTCAATTCAAGTTGGCGAGCCTTTGCGCCGCAGGCCTCGGAGTGACTCAGGACATGAAGTCGGCGGCCCAATGGGCGCGCAAAGCGGCGGAGCAAGGGCATTCCGACGCCGCCTACAACCTGGCGGCACTCTACGCGAGCGGCAACGGCGTTGAACAAGATTTCGCGCAAGCGGCGCACTGGTATCGCCAAGCCGCCGACAAGGGGAACATCTCCGCCCAATCGAATCTGGGTGTGCTGTATGCCCGAGGCCAGGGCGTGCCTCAAGACGCGAAGGAAGCTATCGCCTGGTTCCGCAAAGCGGCGGAGCAAGGCCATCCCTTCGCGCAATACAATCTCGCCCGCTCGCATGTCGAGGGCAAAGCCGTGGCGAAAGACCTGGTGGAAGCTTACAAATGGTTGATCCTCGCCAGCGATCAGGGAGACCGGGACGCGCGAAAGGATCGGATTGAGTTGGGACTCCAGATCACGGCCAGCGACATCGCGGAAGCGATTCGCCGTGCTCACGCTTTCTCCGCCCGGCTGAAGGCCAGCTTGACGAATAGTCCCGCGAGCACTCCAACCAGTCTGAGCGCCACAGCCCGGCCTTGA
- the mqnC gene encoding dehypoxanthine futalosine cyclase: MIYDTTIDDVLQKVWDGGRINPSEALRLYHLPLEELGALADRRRQLAKASAYEGRGNQIVTYIIDRNINYTNVCNVYCKFCAFYRTEKDADAYVLTLEDLDKKIEETIALGGTQVLMQGGHHPKLTMQWYLDLLAHIKGKFPQVNIHGFSPSEFIHFREVFQLPLEDIISQFMKAGLGSIPGGGGEILVDRVRKRISPLKAMSDDWLGVMDVAHKLGLNSTATMMFGHVETPEDRIEHLERVRAQQDKSRPGFQPAQTERPGENAHANANTGAVEGKMPALHPAGFTAFIGWTFQAENTKLRAPTVGAHDYLRTQALSRIYLDNVPNIQSSWVTQGLSIGQIALKHGANDLGSIMIEENVVSQAGTTFRMTVQDMQRLIRDLGYEPRQRDNWYRLLN, from the coding sequence ATGATTTACGACACGACGATTGATGATGTGTTGCAGAAGGTCTGGGACGGCGGGCGAATCAACCCCTCTGAGGCGCTCCGGCTTTACCATCTGCCCCTGGAGGAACTCGGCGCGTTGGCGGATCGCCGCCGGCAACTGGCCAAGGCCAGCGCTTACGAAGGCCGCGGCAACCAAATCGTCACTTACATCATCGACCGCAATATCAACTACACGAACGTCTGCAACGTCTATTGCAAGTTCTGCGCCTTTTACCGCACCGAAAAGGACGCCGACGCCTACGTCCTCACTCTCGAGGATCTCGACAAGAAGATCGAAGAAACCATTGCGCTGGGCGGAACGCAGGTCTTGATGCAGGGCGGGCATCACCCGAAACTCACGATGCAATGGTATCTCGATCTGCTGGCGCACATCAAAGGCAAGTTTCCCCAGGTCAACATTCATGGATTCAGTCCGAGCGAGTTCATCCACTTTCGCGAGGTTTTTCAGTTGCCGCTTGAAGACATCATTTCTCAATTCATGAAAGCGGGTTTGGGCTCGATTCCGGGGGGCGGCGGCGAAATCCTCGTCGATCGCGTCCGCAAGCGTATTTCACCGCTCAAGGCGATGAGCGATGATTGGCTCGGCGTCATGGATGTGGCTCATAAGCTTGGACTGAACTCTACGGCGACAATGATGTTCGGCCACGTTGAGACGCCGGAAGACCGGATCGAGCATCTCGAGCGCGTGCGCGCGCAACAGGATAAGAGTAGGCCCGGCTTCCAGCCTGCCCAGACCGAGAGACCGGGCGAAAATGCCCATGCCAACGCGAACACTGGCGCGGTGGAAGGCAAGATGCCTGCCCTACATCCGGCGGGCTTCACCGCGTTCATCGGTTGGACCTTCCAGGCTGAGAATACAAAGCTGCGGGCGCCAACCGTGGGCGCTCATGATTACTTGCGAACCCAAGCGCTGAGTCGAATCTATCTGGATAACGTCCCGAACATTCAGAGTTCGTGGGTCACTCAGGGGTTGTCGATCGGACAGATCGCGTTGAAGCACGGCGCAAATGATCTTGGCAGCATCATGATTGAGGAGAACGTGGTTTCGCAAGCCGGCACGACGTTCCGGATGACCGTGCAGGACATGCAGCGGCTCATCCGGGATTTGGGCTACGAACCACGCCAGCGCGACAATTGGTATCGCTTGCTCAACTAA